CTTCGCAGGAAGATATTTGGTACTTATCCCCTTTAATGATAAGGTTTCTGTATCACAAAAGATTAAATCAGGTGAAGAGCGTGCCCGACTGAAGCAGCTTCTGCAAAGCATTAAACCAAAGAATTTTGGTGTTATTGTTCGTACAGTGGCAGAAGGTAAAAGGGTTGCAGAACTTGATGGAGAACTTAAAGTTCTTTTAAAACATTGGGAAGAAAGCATTACTAAGGTTCAGAAGGTTACTAAGTATCCAACACTTGTATACGAAGAAACCAGCAGAACAGTTGCTTTATTGCGTGATTTGTTTAATCCTTCTTACGAGAACATATACATAAATAATGAGCATGTATATGAAGAAGTAAAGGATTATGTTACCCTCATTGCTCCTGAAAGAGCAGAAATCGTAAAGTTATATAAAGGACAGCTTCCTATCTATGACAATTTCGGTATCACCAAACAAATTAAGTCTTCATTTGGAAAGACAATATCCTACAAGAGTGGTGCATATCTGATTATTGAGCATACCGAAGCCCTTCATGTGGTTGATGTTAACAGCGGCAATCGTGCCAAAGGAACAAACAGCCAGGAAGGAAATGCTTTGGAAGTGAATATGGGAGCAGCCGATGAATTAGCAAGACAACTGAGACTCCGCGATATGGGAGGAATCATTGTTATTGACTTTATCGATATGAATGAGGCTGAGAACAGACAAAAGCTTTACGAAAGAATGTGCGCTAATATGCAACTGGACAGAGCCAAACACAACATCTTGCCGCTAAGCAAATTCGGGTTAATGCAAATTACCCGTCAGCGCGTTCGTCCGGCAATGGATGTAAATACAAGTGAAGCTTGCCCTACCTGCTTTGGAAAAGGAACTATTAAGCCATCCATTCTTTTTACAGATACTTTAGAGAATAAAATTGATTACCTTGTAAATAAATTAAAGGTAAAGAAATTCACTCTTCACATCCACCCGTATATTGATGCTTATGTAAATCAAGGATTATTTTCCTTGAAACGTAAATGGCAGGTAAAATACGGATTTGGAATTAAAATTATTCCTAATCAAAAACTCGCCTTTCTGGAATATATATTCTATGATTCAAATGGCGAAGAGATTGACATGAAGGAAGAAATTGAAATTAAATAAAAGGAAAAGGTTGCTCATTAAGGGCAACCTTTCTTTTTGCTTTTCAGTTCATATCTCGTCTCAATCAATTAATAAATTTCAGCTTTTGCAGAATATTACGCTTTCCCTGCATTCATATTCTGAACTTATGAGCTCTACAAAAAAAATGTTTTTCCAGAAAGTTACTGCCACCTGCCACTATTTTTGCATACAATGGCCTGTTAGCAGACTTTTCAGGTAGTAGCAGATCCAGTTTTTATCGTTTTTATCTGCTACTAATCAAGGTTCATCTGCTACTATTTTACTATCCATCCACAATTATAACGTTGTGCAACTGATATAACCAGAAGAAAAATTAATTGAAAAGAATACGAAAACGGGTTAGTCCATCTTCGTAAGTACGCAAAGAGAAAGTACAGCCATGCTTTACAAGGACTTCACGAATAAAGATCAGGCCTATTCCCTGTCCGCCAGGTTTGGTAGAGAAGAAAGGACTAAAGAGTTTGGCAGCGGTTTCTTTGCTTATACCTTTACCATTGTCGGCAATCTCGAGACAAACAGGATTATTTGTTGTGCGGATTATAATCTCTCCATCAGAATCAATGCTCTCGGCCGAGTTCTTTATAATATTTACCAGCACTTGTTCAAATAGGCAGGAATCAATCATTACTTTATCAAGATTTTCTGAAAGATCAAGCGACATGGTAATATAACGGTTGTGACAAATATTATCCATAAATATTTTGCAGGAGTTAACCAGTTCGTTGAGATCCTGACTGCGTAAATCGGGGTCGGGAATCTTAACCACATCGGCAAAATTAGTGATAAAGCGGCTCATACTAAAGCATCGGTCAATACACACACGCATCACTTCACGTATATCTTCCGTATTTTCAACATCAGCTAAAGTTACTTCCACCGTGTCGAGCGTAGAAGTTATGCCAGCCGTAGTGTTATTCACCTCGTGAGCAATCATACGGATTACCTTTTCATAGGCCTTCTTTTCAGCTTTCATCACCTCATCTGTGAGACTTTCAACCAACATAAAAGGGTGCTGAAAGCCTTGATCAATAAAAGATGAGTATGTACATCTGTAAATATTCGCATCATTCAGTTGCACGGTGCGGGTATCATTAAGAGATAACTGACAAAGCTCTTCAGCTAATGGTGACTGGAATTCTGAAAGCATCTTACCAATTATACTCTCACAGGAATGAATTCCAAGAACTTTCAAGGCAGATGGATTAAGAGAGGTTATTTTCTCATCATAATTAAGAATTATCACCCCCAGCGGAGAAGCATTGATAAGCAAATCAAGGAAAGTATTCTGTTCGCGAAGGCGAAGCCGCTCATTTTTAAGCTGTTCCATCATCCGGTTAAATACATTCACTATTCTATCGGCTTCATATTGCCCTACCGGACTAAGCCGTGAACCGAAGTCCTGCTCCTTAAGCAAATCCATACCGTTACCAATGGTATGCAAAGGTTTTACTATCTTCCGGTAAAAGATAGAAAGAAATACAATTGTTACCGCAATAAGACCTTCAAGCAGATAGAACATAAAAGAGCCTTT
This genomic interval from uncultured Bacteroides sp. contains the following:
- a CDS encoding Rne/Rng family ribonuclease; protein product: MTSELVVDVQPKEISIALLEDKSLVELQSEGRNISFSVGNMYLGRVKKLMPGLNACFVDVGYEKDAFLHYLDLGPQFNSLQKYVKQTLSDRKKLNPITKATILPDIEKEGTITNTLKVGQEVVVQIVKEPISTKGPRLTAEISFAGRYLVLIPFNDKVSVSQKIKSGEERARLKQLLQSIKPKNFGVIVRTVAEGKRVAELDGELKVLLKHWEESITKVQKVTKYPTLVYEETSRTVALLRDLFNPSYENIYINNEHVYEEVKDYVTLIAPERAEIVKLYKGQLPIYDNFGITKQIKSSFGKTISYKSGAYLIIEHTEALHVVDVNSGNRAKGTNSQEGNALEVNMGAADELARQLRLRDMGGIIVIDFIDMNEAENRQKLYERMCANMQLDRAKHNILPLSKFGLMQITRQRVRPAMDVNTSEACPTCFGKGTIKPSILFTDTLENKIDYLVNKLKVKKFTLHIHPYIDAYVNQGLFSLKRKWQVKYGFGIKIIPNQKLAFLEYIFYDSNGEEIDMKEEIEIK
- a CDS encoding ATP-binding protein, which gives rise to MKLKSLFWIFTFLLLTVLSVLTYNVMQKGSFMFYLLEGLIAVTIVFLSIFYRKIVKPLHTIGNGMDLLKEQDFGSRLSPVGQYEADRIVNVFNRMMEQLKNERLRLREQNTFLDLLINASPLGVIILNYDEKITSLNPSALKVLGIHSCESIIGKMLSEFQSPLAEELCQLSLNDTRTVQLNDANIYRCTYSSFIDQGFQHPFMLVESLTDEVMKAEKKAYEKVIRMIAHEVNNTTAGITSTLDTVEVTLADVENTEDIREVMRVCIDRCFSMSRFITNFADVVKIPDPDLRSQDLNELVNSCKIFMDNICHNRYITMSLDLSENLDKVMIDSCLFEQVLVNIIKNSAESIDSDGEIIIRTTNNPVCLEIADNGKGISKETAAKLFSPFFSTKPGGQGIGLIFIREVLVKHGCTFSLRTYEDGLTRFRILFN